The following are encoded in a window of Spea bombifrons isolate aSpeBom1 chromosome 2, aSpeBom1.2.pri, whole genome shotgun sequence genomic DNA:
- the LOC128474008 gene encoding keratin, type II cytoskeletal 5-like — MSVSRQTTYSVGGTKKGFSAASAVPSGAARTSFSTHSVSRSGCGGATSGRASYGGFGSRSLHNLGGSKRISISSQSRHGYGSGYGAGSGAGFGGGLGSGFGVGQGFGGGPGFPVCPPGGIQEVTINQSLLAPLNLEIDPNIQRVRTEEREQIKTLNNKFASFIDKVRFLEQQNQVLETKWRLLQEQGAKTVKKSLEPLFEAYINTLRRQLDGLGNDKARLDSELRQMKDAVEDFKAKYEEEINKRTAAENEFVVLKKDVDGAFLNKVELEAKADALKDEINFLRAVFDAELSQMQAQISDTSVVLSMDNNRALDMDSIIAEVKAQYEDIANRSRAEAESLYQSKYEELQVSAGRHSDDLKNTKAEISELNRIINRLRSEIESVKKQCANLQSAIAEAENRGELALKDAKNKLAELEDALQKAKQDMARQLHEYQELMNVKLALDIEIATYRTLLEGEECRLAGEGVGPVNISVVSSSYGGSSGAGHGYGVGGGSGYGSGIGHGIGGGCGVGGGSFSANSGKVASFGSSGGSSSSIKVVSKTSTSSKRY, encoded by the exons ATGTCAGTTTCTCGCCAAACAACATACTCTGTTGGAGGAACCAAAAAAGGTTTCAGTGCTGCTTCTGCTGTCCCATCAGGGGCTGCCCGCACCAGCTTCAGCACTCACTCTGTCAGCCGCTCTGGTTGTGGAGGTGCCACCTCTGGCCGTGCTAGTTATGGTGGCTTTGGCAGCAGAAGTCTTCACAATTTAGGAGGGAGCAAAAGAATTTCCATCAGTTCTCAGTCTCGTCATGGATACGGTTCTGGGTATGGTGCTGGTAGTGGAGCTGGCTTTGGCGGAGGACTGGGATCTGGATTTGGTGTCGGACAAGGATTTGGCGGTGGCCCTGGGTTTCCAGTGTGCCCTCCTGGAGGAATCCAAGAAGTTACTATTAACCAGAGCCTCTTAGCTCCTCTGAATTTGGAAATTGACCCAAACATTCAAAGAGTTCGTACAGAAGAAAGGGAACAAATTAAGACCCTTAACAACAAATTTGCCTCCTTCATTGACAAA GTCCGATTCTTAGAGCAACAGAACCAAGTACTGGAAACCAAATGGAGACTCTTACAAGAGCAGGGTGCCAAAACAGTGAAAAAATCCTTGGAACCCTTATTTGAAGCTTATATTAACACCCTAAGGAGACAACTGGATGGTCTGGgaaatgacaaagcccgttTGGATTCTGAACTGAGACAAATGAAAGATGCTGTTGAAGATTTTAAGGCCAA gtATGAAGAAGAAATTAACAAGCGCACAGCTGCAGAAAATGAATTTGTTGTGCTGAAAAAG GATGTGGATGGTGCCTTCCTGAACAAGGTGGAACTGGAAGCTAAGGCGGATGCTCTGAAAGATGAAATCAACTTCTTAAGAGCTGTCTTTGATGCG GAGCTCAGCCAGATGCAGGCACAGATCTCGGATACTTCAGTCGTTTTGTCCATGGACAACAACAGAGCTCTGGACATGGACAGTATCATTGCTGAAGTTAAAGCTCAGTATGAAGATATTGCCAACAGAAGCCGGGCAGAAGCAGAGTCCTTGTATCAATCAAAA TACGAAGAACTGCAAGTTTCTGCTGGAAGACACAGTGATGACCTGAAAAATACCAAGGCTGAAATCTCTGAGCTTAATCGTATAATCAACAGACTACGTTCTGAAATTGAAAGTGTTAAGAAACAG TGTGCCAACCTTCAGAGTGCAATTGCTGAGGCTGAGAATCGTGGAGAGCTTGCATTGAAGGATGCCAAAAACAAGTTGGCTGAGTTGGAAGATGCTCTACAGAAGGCCAAGCAGGACATGGCTCGCCAGCTGCACGAATACCAGGAGCTGATGAACGTGAAATTGGCTTTGGATATTGAGATCGCCACCTACAGGACGCTCCTGGAAGGAGAGGAGTGCAG gTTGGCAGGAGAAGGAGTGGGACCTGTAAACATCT CTGTTGTGAGCTCAAGCTACGGTGGCAGCAGTGGAGCTGGTCATGGATATGGAGTTGGCGGTGGAAGTGGATACGGTTCCGGTATTGGACACGGAATTGGTGGAGGATGCGGTGTAGGAGGTGGAAGCTTCAGTGCAAACAGTGGAAAGGTTGCAAGCTTCGGCTCCTCAGGTGGCAGCAGCTCAAGTATAAAAGTTGTGTCGAAAACATCCACAAGCTCCAAGAGATATTAA